In one window of Mesorhizobium sp. B2-1-1 DNA:
- a CDS encoding bifunctional 2',3'-cyclic-nucleotide 2'-phosphodiesterase/3'-nucleotidase, with the protein MSQPLHSVSRRGLLAGAAATGALIALHPFSARAQTNQAHLRIMETTDIHVNVLPYDYYADKANDTMGLSRTASLIDAVRKQAVNSMLIDNGDLLQGNPMGDYIAYEKGMKDGDLHPIMKGMNLLGYECSTLGNHEFNYGLSFMDKVLAAANFPFVCANLIRGTELAANPRDDKLYLKPYVILHKKISDGSGTEQPIRIGIIGFVPPQIMVWDLKNLEGNVRTRDIVEAAKAWVPQMKEEGADIIIALSHSGIDVKQGDMMENASFFVAGVEGIDAVFTGHQHLVFPGKKDFQALEGVDAQKGTLQGKPAVMGGFWGSHMGLIDLMLERDGSKWKIVSATSEARPIFERVDNKNKPTVADDNRIIAALEQDHQATLAYVRRPVGKTAAPLYSYFALVADDPSVQVVSQAQTWYLQDILKNTQWKDVPLLSAAAPFKAGGRNGADYYTDVPAGDIAIKNVADLYLYPNTVRAVEITGAQVKEWLEMSAGIFNRIEPGKADQALINTDFPSYNFDVIDGVTYRIDLSQPPKYDPKGGLANASANRIVGLMFDGKPIDPNQKFVVATNNYRAGGGGNFPDIDASKIIYEAPDTNRDVIVRYIVKQGTINPSADGNWSFAPLPGTSVVFETGPKAKDLIAEVKSLKIEPAGAGEAGFAKYRILL; encoded by the coding sequence ATGTCGCAGCCGCTCCATTCCGTCTCCCGCCGCGGTCTCCTCGCGGGCGCCGCCGCCACGGGCGCGCTAATTGCGCTTCACCCTTTCTCCGCCCGCGCCCAGACCAACCAGGCGCATCTCCGGATCATGGAGACCACCGACATCCATGTGAATGTGCTGCCCTATGACTATTACGCCGACAAAGCGAATGACACGATGGGACTGTCGCGCACGGCCTCCCTGATCGACGCGGTGCGCAAGCAAGCCGTTAATTCGATGCTGATCGACAATGGCGACCTGCTGCAGGGCAATCCGATGGGCGACTACATCGCCTATGAAAAGGGCATGAAGGACGGTGACCTGCATCCGATCATGAAAGGCATGAACCTGCTCGGCTACGAGTGCTCGACGTTGGGCAACCACGAATTCAACTACGGCCTGTCCTTCATGGACAAGGTTCTGGCCGCCGCCAATTTCCCCTTCGTCTGCGCCAACCTGATCCGCGGCACCGAGCTTGCCGCGAACCCGCGCGACGACAAGCTCTACCTCAAGCCCTACGTCATCCTCCACAAGAAGATCAGCGACGGTTCAGGCACCGAGCAACCGATCAGGATTGGCATCATCGGCTTCGTGCCGCCGCAGATCATGGTCTGGGATCTCAAGAACCTCGAAGGTAATGTCAGAACGCGCGACATTGTCGAGGCCGCCAAGGCCTGGGTGCCGCAGATGAAGGAAGAGGGCGCCGACATTATCATCGCGCTCTCGCATTCTGGCATCGACGTCAAGCAGGGCGATATGATGGAGAACGCATCGTTCTTTGTCGCCGGCGTCGAAGGCATCGACGCGGTGTTCACGGGTCACCAGCATCTGGTGTTCCCTGGCAAGAAGGATTTTCAGGCGCTCGAAGGCGTCGATGCGCAAAAGGGTACGCTGCAGGGCAAGCCGGCCGTCATGGGCGGCTTCTGGGGCTCGCATATGGGCCTGATCGACCTGATGCTGGAGCGCGACGGCTCGAAATGGAAGATCGTGTCCGCCACCTCGGAAGCGCGGCCGATCTTCGAACGTGTCGACAACAAGAACAAGCCGACTGTCGCGGACGACAACCGCATCATCGCCGCGCTTGAGCAGGACCACCAGGCAACGCTCGCCTATGTGCGTCGTCCCGTCGGCAAGACCGCAGCGCCGCTCTATTCCTATTTCGCGCTGGTCGCCGACGATCCGTCGGTTCAGGTCGTCAGCCAGGCGCAGACCTGGTACCTCCAGGACATCCTGAAAAACACACAATGGAAGGACGTGCCGCTGCTGTCGGCGGCAGCCCCCTTCAAGGCCGGCGGGCGCAACGGCGCCGACTACTACACCGATGTGCCGGCAGGCGACATCGCCATCAAGAACGTCGCCGACCTCTACCTTTATCCCAACACCGTGCGGGCCGTTGAGATCACCGGAGCGCAGGTCAAGGAATGGCTGGAAATGTCGGCCGGCATCTTCAACCGGATCGAACCTGGCAAGGCCGACCAGGCGCTCATCAACACCGACTTTCCGTCCTACAATTTCGACGTTATCGACGGCGTCACCTACAGAATAGATCTGTCGCAGCCGCCGAAATACGATCCCAAGGGTGGGCTGGCCAATGCTAGTGCCAATCGCATCGTCGGCCTGATGTTCGACGGCAAACCGATTGATCCCAATCAGAAATTTGTCGTTGCAACGAACAACTACCGGGCCGGAGGCGGCGGCAATTTTCCTGACATCGACGCTTCCAAAATTATCTACGAAGCGCCAGACACCAACCGCGACGTCATCGTTCGCTACATCGTCAAGCAGGGCACCATCAACCCGTCGGCGGACGGCAACTGGTCGTTCGCGCCGCTGCCCGGAACCAGCGTCGTGTTCGAGACAGGGCCCAAGGCGAAGGACCTCATCGCCGAAGTGAAGTCATTGAAAATCGAGCCGGCGGGCGCCGGCGAGGCAGGATTTGCGAAATACCGCATCCTTCTCTGA
- a CDS encoding SDR family oxidoreductase translates to MTLYRADPKHGVAWVTGGSSGIGRSLARDLASQGYAVAVTAPDGDPIDTLIVETAQMPGKVKAFPCDVTDEPRMARTVAAIENELGPIVLAVLNAGNYISTPGEALVVSDFRRSFEVNYFGIINGLVPVVERMRVRARGHIVLVGSVTAYFGWPTTAAYGGTKAAINILAESLKYDFDKMNVRVQVMNPGFIDTPLTEKNMLPMPGLMPVSRATRRMVRGIKSGGFEVTFPRRTSWPLKLLSLLPRPVYRGVISLMTSWKARPLNYDRKPPSE, encoded by the coding sequence ATGACACTCTATCGGGCCGACCCGAAGCATGGCGTCGCCTGGGTCACGGGAGGCAGCAGCGGCATCGGCCGTTCGCTGGCCAGGGACCTTGCGTCCCAGGGCTATGCGGTGGCCGTAACGGCACCCGATGGCGATCCCATCGACACGCTGATTGTCGAGACCGCGCAGATGCCAGGCAAGGTCAAGGCTTTTCCCTGCGACGTGACCGACGAGCCGCGCATGGCAAGAACCGTCGCTGCAATCGAGAACGAGCTTGGCCCCATCGTGCTCGCCGTCTTAAACGCGGGCAACTACATTTCCACGCCTGGCGAGGCTCTCGTCGTCAGCGATTTTCGCCGGTCTTTCGAGGTCAACTATTTCGGCATCATCAACGGGCTTGTGCCGGTCGTCGAACGCATGCGCGTGCGGGCGCGCGGTCATATTGTGCTGGTCGGCTCGGTCACCGCTTATTTCGGCTGGCCGACGACCGCCGCTTATGGCGGCACCAAAGCGGCGATCAACATCTTGGCCGAATCGCTGAAATACGATTTCGACAAGATGAACGTGCGCGTCCAGGTCATGAACCCGGGCTTCATAGACACACCGCTGACCGAGAAGAACATGCTGCCCATGCCGGGACTGATGCCCGTCAGCCGAGCGACGCGGCGCATGGTGCGGGGTATCAAATCCGGCGGCTTCGAGGTCACGTTCCCGCGCCGGACGAGCTGGCCCCTGAAGCTGCTCAGCCTGTTGCCGAGACCGGTGTACCGAGGCGTGATCAGCCTCATGACGAGCTGGAAGGCACGGCCGCTGAATTACGACCGCAAGC
- a CDS encoding alanyl-tRNA editing protein has protein sequence MAHKTEALFRDDAYLRTADAVVVAVNERGGIVLDRTIFYATSGGQPGDSGHLQRADGSRIVLAATITGETKDEIIHVPAPEQAAPAVGERLKLAIDWERRHLLMRMHAACHLLTVVCPFPITGAAVSEDDSRVDFDIPDASFSKEDVTAGLMGLVRADHPIFTRLISDEELAANPGLVKSKNVRPPLGTGKIRLVCIGENASVDSQPCGGTHVKSTGEIGEIHIGKIEKKGRENRRFRIRFGPMPQT, from the coding sequence ATGGCGCACAAGACCGAAGCGCTGTTTCGCGACGACGCCTATCTCAGGACGGCCGATGCCGTGGTGGTCGCCGTCAACGAGCGCGGCGGCATCGTTCTGGACCGCACCATCTTCTATGCCACCTCGGGCGGGCAGCCGGGCGATAGCGGCCATCTCCAGCGCGCCGATGGCAGCCGCATCGTCCTGGCCGCTACCATCACCGGGGAAACAAAGGACGAGATCATCCACGTGCCGGCGCCGGAACAAGCCGCGCCTGCGGTCGGCGAGCGCCTGAAGCTCGCAATCGACTGGGAGCGACGTCATCTCTTGATGCGCATGCATGCCGCTTGCCATTTGCTCACCGTCGTCTGCCCGTTTCCGATCACCGGCGCGGCGGTTTCGGAAGACGACAGCCGTGTCGATTTCGACATTCCCGACGCCAGCTTCAGCAAGGAAGACGTGACGGCTGGCCTGATGGGCCTGGTGCGGGCCGATCATCCGATCTTTACCAGGCTGATCAGCGACGAGGAACTGGCCGCCAATCCGGGTCTGGTGAAGTCCAAGAATGTCCGTCCGCCGCTAGGTACCGGCAAAATCCGGCTGGTCTGCATCGGCGAGAATGCTTCGGTGGACAGTCAGCCCTGTGGTGGCACCCATGTCAAAAGCACCGGCGAGATCGGCGAAATCCATATCGGCAAGATTGAGAAGAAGGGGCGTGAAAACCGGCGCTTCCGCATCCGGTTTGGACCGATGCCCCAAACATGA
- the ald gene encoding alanine dehydrogenase gives MRVGCPREIKNHEYRVGLTPGSVREYVAHGHEVLVETGAGAGIGADDNAYRAAGATIAKTAADVFAKSDMIVKVKEPQPNEWAQLRDGQILYTYLHLAPDPEQTKGLLASGVTAIAYETVTDDRGGLPLLAPMSEVAGRLSIQAGATALQKANGGRGVLLGGVPGVLPGKVTVLGGGVVGLHAARMAAGLGADVTIIDRSIPRLRQLDDLFAGRVHTRYSTVEALEEECFSADIVVGAVLIPGAAAPKLVSREMLSGMKKGSVLVDVAIDQGGCFETSHATTHAEPTYEVDGVIHYCVANMPGAVPVTSAHALNNATLHYGLQLADKGLKALVDDHHLRNGLNVHRGKITNRAVAEALGYELVEPKAVLAA, from the coding sequence ATGCGCGTCGGCTGCCCCCGGGAAATCAAGAATCATGAATATCGCGTCGGACTTACGCCCGGCTCGGTCCGCGAATATGTCGCCCACGGACATGAGGTGCTGGTCGAGACCGGCGCCGGGGCCGGCATCGGAGCCGACGACAACGCCTATCGCGCTGCCGGCGCCACCATCGCCAAGACGGCGGCCGATGTGTTCGCCAAGTCGGATATGATCGTCAAGGTCAAGGAGCCGCAGCCTAACGAATGGGCCCAACTGCGCGATGGCCAGATCCTCTACACCTATCTTCACCTTGCTCCGGATCCGGAACAGACCAAGGGCCTGCTCGCTTCGGGCGTTACCGCCATCGCCTATGAAACGGTGACCGACGACCGGGGCGGCCTGCCGTTGCTGGCGCCGATGTCGGAAGTCGCCGGCCGCCTGTCGATCCAGGCCGGCGCCACGGCGCTGCAGAAGGCCAATGGCGGCCGCGGCGTGCTGCTCGGCGGCGTGCCCGGCGTGCTGCCCGGCAAGGTCACCGTGCTCGGCGGCGGCGTCGTCGGCCTGCACGCAGCCAGGATGGCGGCTGGCCTGGGCGCCGACGTCACCATCATCGACCGCTCGATCCCGCGCCTGCGCCAGCTCGATGACCTCTTTGCCGGCCGCGTCCATACCCGCTACTCGACCGTGGAGGCTCTGGAAGAAGAGTGCTTTTCCGCCGACATCGTTGTCGGCGCCGTGCTGATCCCGGGTGCTGCGGCGCCGAAGCTGGTCTCGCGCGAAATGCTTTCGGGCATGAAGAAGGGGTCGGTGCTGGTCGACGTTGCCATCGACCAGGGCGGCTGCTTCGAGACCTCGCACGCGACCACACATGCCGAGCCGACCTACGAGGTCGACGGCGTCATCCACTATTGCGTCGCCAACATGCCGGGCGCCGTGCCGGTCACCTCAGCACATGCACTCAACAACGCGACTCTGCACTATGGCCTTCAGCTCGCTGACAAGGGCCTGAAGGCGCTGGTCGACGACCATCATCTGCGCAATGGACTCAACGTCCACAGAGGCAAGATCACCAACCGTGCGGTCGCCGAAGCGCTCGGCTACGAACTGGTCGAACCGAAGGCGGTTCTCGCGGCCTGA
- a CDS encoding cysteine synthase A translates to MPRSVIDAIGNTPLIRLNRASEETGCEILGKAEFMNPGQSVKDRAGLFIIRDAEERGLLRPGGVIVEGTAGNTGIGLTLVAKALGYRTVIVIPETQSQEKKDTIKLLGAELIEVPAVPYKNPNNYVKLSGRLAEQMARSEPNGAIWANQFDNVANRDGHIRTTAQEIWSQTGGKVDGFVSAVGSGGTLAGVAFGLKAKSKDVKIALADPLGAALYSFYTSGELKSEGSSITEGIGQGRITANLDGFTPDFSFQIRDEDALPIVFDLVQEEGLCVGGSTGINIAGAIRLARELGPGHTIVTILCDYGTRYQSKLFNPEFLREKKLPVPGWMEEKSDISVPFEKVV, encoded by the coding sequence ATGCCCCGCTCCGTGATCGACGCTATCGGCAACACGCCATTGATCCGCCTCAACAGGGCTTCGGAAGAAACCGGCTGCGAGATCCTGGGCAAGGCCGAATTCATGAATCCAGGACAGTCGGTCAAGGACCGCGCCGGCCTGTTCATCATCCGCGATGCCGAAGAGCGTGGGCTGCTCAGGCCGGGCGGCGTCATTGTCGAGGGCACGGCCGGCAATACGGGCATCGGGCTGACGCTGGTCGCCAAGGCGCTCGGCTACCGCACCGTCATCGTCATTCCCGAAACGCAGAGCCAGGAGAAGAAGGACACGATCAAGCTGCTCGGCGCCGAGCTGATCGAGGTTCCGGCCGTGCCGTACAAGAACCCCAACAATTACGTGAAATTGTCGGGGCGGCTGGCTGAGCAAATGGCGCGTTCGGAGCCGAACGGCGCTATCTGGGCCAACCAGTTCGACAATGTCGCCAACCGCGACGGGCACATCCGCACCACGGCGCAGGAGATCTGGAGCCAGACCGGCGGCAAGGTCGACGGCTTCGTCTCGGCGGTCGGCTCGGGCGGAACGCTGGCCGGCGTCGCTTTCGGACTGAAGGCGAAAAGCAAGGACGTAAAGATCGCTCTCGCCGATCCGCTGGGCGCTGCGCTCTACAGTTTCTATACCAGCGGTGAGCTGAAATCCGAGGGCAGTTCGATCACCGAAGGCATCGGGCAGGGACGCATCACCGCCAACCTCGATGGGTTCACGCCCGACTTCTCGTTCCAAATTCGTGATGAGGATGCGTTGCCGATCGTCTTCGACCTGGTCCAGGAGGAAGGCCTTTGCGTCGGCGGTTCGACCGGCATCAACATAGCGGGCGCGATCCGACTGGCGCGTGAACTCGGCCCCGGCCATACCATCGTGACCATTCTTTGCGACTACGGCACACGCTACCAATCGAAACTGTTCAATCCCGAATTCCTGCGCGAAAAGAAGCTGCCGGTGCCCGGCTGGATGGAAGAGAAATCAGATATTTCCGTGCCGTTTGAAAAGGTCGTGTGA
- a CDS encoding NAD(P)/FAD-dependent oxidoreductase, with the protein MDQANHHVVVVGAGFGGLEFTRALAGAPVRITMIDKRNHHLFQPLLYQVATTALATSEVAWPIRHLLRKRKDVTTLLANVTGIDRAGKRVLLDDGSTVAYDTLVLATGARHAYFGHDEWEPFAPGLKTLEDATTIRRRILLAFEQAERETDPARRQALLTIAIVGGGPTGVELAGTIAELAHDTLRGEFRNIDTRETRVVLIEAGDRILANFAPKLSDYAGKALKRLGVTIELGRAVTRCDAEGVVFGDTHLPARTILWAAGVAASPAAEWLGAAADRAGRVLVEPDLTVPGSPEIFVIGDAALVLRPDGRPVPGVAPSAKQEGRHVAATIKARLAGDTSVRPFHYKHAGDLATIGKRAAAIDFGWIRLTGWPAWWLWGLAHIYFLIGFRNRLAVSLSWLWIYVTGQRSARLITQGDDDKG; encoded by the coding sequence ATGGATCAAGCCAATCACCATGTCGTCGTCGTAGGGGCGGGGTTCGGCGGCCTCGAATTCACCCGCGCTCTCGCCGGTGCGCCCGTGCGCATCACCATGATCGACAAACGCAATCACCATCTTTTCCAGCCGCTGCTCTACCAGGTCGCAACGACAGCGCTGGCGACCTCGGAGGTCGCCTGGCCGATCCGCCACCTGCTGCGCAAGCGCAAGGACGTGACGACGCTGCTCGCCAATGTCACCGGCATCGACCGAGCCGGAAAACGCGTGCTGCTCGATGACGGCAGCACCGTCGCCTACGACACGCTGGTGCTCGCCACCGGCGCCCGACACGCCTATTTCGGCCACGACGAATGGGAGCCGTTCGCGCCAGGGCTGAAGACGCTGGAGGACGCCACCACCATTCGACGGCGCATTCTGCTCGCCTTCGAGCAGGCCGAGCGGGAAACCGATCCTGCCAGGCGCCAGGCGCTGCTGACGATTGCGATCGTCGGCGGTGGTCCGACCGGTGTCGAACTTGCCGGCACCATTGCCGAACTGGCGCACGACACACTGCGCGGCGAATTCCGCAACATCGACACGCGCGAGACGCGTGTGGTGCTGATCGAGGCTGGCGACCGCATACTGGCCAATTTTGCGCCGAAACTGTCCGATTATGCCGGAAAGGCGTTGAAGCGGCTCGGCGTGACGATCGAACTCGGCCGGGCGGTCACGCGCTGCGACGCCGAGGGCGTCGTCTTCGGCGACACGCATCTGCCGGCGAGGACCATATTGTGGGCGGCGGGCGTTGCCGCTTCGCCGGCAGCCGAATGGCTGGGCGCCGCCGCCGACCGGGCGGGAAGGGTGCTGGTTGAACCCGATCTCACCGTGCCGGGCAGCCCCGAGATTTTCGTCATCGGCGACGCCGCTCTCGTGCTGCGGCCCGATGGACGGCCCGTTCCCGGCGTGGCGCCTTCCGCCAAGCAGGAGGGCCGCCATGTTGCCGCGACCATCAAGGCCAGGCTTGCCGGCGATACGAGCGTACGGCCGTTCCACTACAAGCATGCCGGGGACCTGGCCACGATCGGCAAGCGCGCCGCGGCGATCGATTTCGGCTGGATCAGGCTGACCGGCTGGCCGGCCTGGTGGCTGTGGGGACTGGCGCACATCTATTTCCTGATCGGCTTCCGCAACCGGCTCGCGGTGTCGCTGAGCTGGCTATGGATCTACGTCACGGGCCAACGCAGCGCCCGCCTGATCACGCAGGGCGACGACGACAAGGGCTGA
- a CDS encoding 5-formyltetrahydrofolate cyclo-ligase, protein MANDHDDQGPAQYSSPPCFMHELDPAFHAPISDWTDVRRWRKAERERLIAARLAVSADARTAMSQSIAGALDAAIGDIAGRMVSLYWPFRGEPDLRPWMAAINERGGRTALPVVIEKAQPLIFRAYVPGDRLEKGVWNIPIPAEGEPVLPDIVISPIVGIDSGNYRLGYGGGFYDRTLAAMPFKPLVIGVGYELQRIATIYPQPHDIPMDRIVTEAAKA, encoded by the coding sequence ATGGCCAACGATCACGACGACCAGGGTCCGGCGCAATATTCCTCGCCGCCATGCTTCATGCACGAACTCGATCCCGCGTTTCACGCGCCGATATCCGATTGGACCGACGTCAGACGATGGCGCAAGGCCGAACGGGAACGCCTGATCGCGGCGCGTCTCGCGGTTTCCGCCGATGCGCGAACGGCGATGTCGCAGAGCATCGCCGGAGCCCTCGACGCGGCGATCGGCGATATTGCCGGCCGCATGGTCAGCCTCTATTGGCCGTTTCGCGGCGAGCCGGACCTGCGGCCATGGATGGCCGCCATCAATGAACGAGGCGGGCGCACCGCGCTGCCCGTCGTCATCGAAAAGGCACAGCCGCTGATCTTCCGGGCCTATGTTCCGGGCGACCGGCTGGAGAAGGGCGTGTGGAACATTCCGATTCCGGCCGAGGGCGAACCGGTCTTGCCCGACATCGTCATCTCACCGATCGTCGGCATCGATTCCGGCAATTATCGCCTGGGCTATGGCGGCGGGTTCTACGACCGAACGCTGGCGGCGATGCCGTTCAAGCCGCTGGTCATCGGCGTCGGCTACGAATTGCAGCGAATCGCCACCATCTACCCGCAGCCGCACGATATCCCGATGGACCGGATCGTGACGGAGGCTGCCAAGGCGTAG
- a CDS encoding DUF1203 domain-containing protein: MTIQFKALPTQDVRALQRGGPDAYGNTPERKVSDGDGMPCRHCLKNIADGDDYLILAYRPFPKLQPYAETGPIFLHAQECERAAESQALPEILEGPDYIVRGYGRDDRIVYGSGGVIATDAIAARAEALLERDEIAYVHVRSARNNCFQCRIERV; encoded by the coding sequence ATGACCATCCAGTTCAAAGCCTTGCCGACACAAGATGTACGAGCGCTTCAGCGCGGCGGGCCCGATGCCTATGGAAACACGCCCGAGCGTAAGGTCTCCGACGGCGACGGCATGCCATGCCGGCATTGCCTGAAGAACATCGCCGACGGAGACGACTATCTCATCCTGGCCTACCGGCCATTCCCCAAACTTCAGCCCTATGCCGAGACCGGACCGATCTTCCTTCACGCGCAGGAATGCGAGCGCGCCGCGGAATCTCAGGCACTTCCCGAAATTCTCGAAGGCCCGGACTATATAGTGCGCGGCTACGGCAGGGATGACCGCATCGTCTATGGCAGCGGTGGCGTCATTGCGACCGATGCGATCGCCGCGCGCGCCGAGGCTCTCTTGGAACGCGACGAGATTGCCTACGTGCATGTCCGCTCGGCGCGCAACAATTGCTTCCAGTGCCGGATCGAACGTGTCTGA
- a CDS encoding OmpA family protein, whose translation MLTRRTLAAALIAAIAMPGLAAAQATTPSAATIERKLEAAPRVKLRPNERVTIREFKRRPDLRRMARSIDIQSINFAFGSAAISSSQYDKIDTIADALQRILRRNPGARVLIEGHTDAVGSFQSNRILSEQRAASLKRTLVREFGVPAYALETVGYGEEFLLVQTQNENWRNRRVTLRRFDDFIR comes from the coding sequence ATGCTGACCCGCCGTACCCTTGCCGCCGCGCTGATCGCGGCAATCGCAATGCCCGGTCTCGCCGCCGCGCAGGCGACAACGCCTTCGGCCGCAACCATCGAACGAAAGCTCGAGGCGGCACCCCGCGTGAAGCTGCGCCCGAACGAGCGCGTCACCATCCGTGAGTTCAAGCGCCGGCCGGACCTGCGCCGCATGGCCCGGTCGATCGATATCCAGTCGATCAATTTCGCTTTCGGCTCGGCCGCGATCTCCAGCTCGCAATACGACAAGATCGACACTATCGCCGATGCGTTGCAGCGTATCCTGCGCCGCAACCCCGGGGCGCGCGTCCTCATCGAGGGCCATACCGACGCCGTCGGCTCCTTCCAATCGAACCGGATCCTGTCGGAACAGCGCGCCGCCTCGCTGAAGCGCACGCTGGTGCGCGAGTTCGGCGTGCCGGCCTATGCTTTGGAGACGGTCGGTTATGGCGAGGAATTCCTGCTGGTGCAGACGCAGAACGAAAACTGGCGGAACCGGCGGGTCACCCTCCGTCGCTTTGACGACTTCATTCGCTGA
- a CDS encoding Lrp/AsnC family transcriptional regulator, whose protein sequence is MPLDRIDIAILETLQKDGRMPNAALAERVGLSQSACSRRLDNLEKSGTIRGYHARLSNAALGHQMTAIVHISLSGQFEKTLSDFEAAIKRCPNVLSCHLMSGEYDYILRIAAKDLADYERIHKEWLSAMPHVTKINSSFALREIVDRTAMGLKPEMA, encoded by the coding sequence ATGCCACTCGACAGGATTGATATCGCCATTCTGGAGACCTTGCAGAAGGATGGCAGGATGCCGAACGCCGCCCTTGCCGAAAGGGTCGGCCTGTCGCAGTCGGCCTGTTCGCGCCGGCTCGACAATCTGGAGAAATCCGGAACCATCCGCGGCTATCATGCCCGGCTTTCCAATGCAGCACTTGGTCACCAGATGACGGCGATCGTGCACATATCGCTGTCGGGCCAGTTCGAGAAGACGCTGTCGGATTTCGAGGCTGCGATCAAGCGCTGCCCGAACGTGCTGTCCTGCCATCTGATGTCGGGCGAGTACGACTACATTCTCAGAATCGCTGCCAAGGACCTTGCCGACTACGAACGCATCCACAAGGAATGGCTGTCGGCGATGCCGCATGTGACGAAGATCAATTCGTCTTTTGCCCTGCGCGAAATCGTCGACCGGACGGCGATGGGCCTGAAGCCCGAAATGGCCTGA
- the sseA gene encoding 3-mercaptopyruvate sulfurtransferase encodes MAEDSPFTVDADWLQERLGQPGLTIVDASWYLPAQNRDARAEYDAGHIPGARFLDQDAVSDPDAALPHTLPSPQHFAQYVGAMGVSADDTIIVYDGAGLFSAPRAWWMFRVMGVFQTYILDGGFDGWKAAGRPVTAEPTKIAPSVFHADFDAGRVASLAEMRRIVETRESQIADARGAGRFTGAEPEPRAGVRSGHMPGARNLPYSALSENGVLLPKERLRKVVEDAGLDLSKPIVTSCGSGVTAAVITLALETLGHTDNRLYDGSWTEWGGLSDTPVVTGKE; translated from the coding sequence ATGGCTGAAGACAGTCCTTTCACCGTCGACGCTGACTGGTTGCAGGAGCGTTTGGGCCAGCCTGGCCTGACGATTGTCGATGCATCCTGGTATCTTCCGGCGCAAAACCGCGACGCGCGCGCCGAGTATGACGCTGGGCACATTCCGGGCGCCCGCTTCCTGGATCAGGACGCGGTCTCCGATCCGGACGCCGCGCTGCCGCATACGCTGCCGTCGCCGCAGCATTTCGCGCAGTATGTCGGCGCGATGGGCGTTTCGGCAGATGACACGATCATCGTCTATGACGGCGCGGGCTTATTCTCGGCACCTCGGGCATGGTGGATGTTCCGGGTGATGGGCGTCTTCCAGACGTATATCCTTGACGGTGGTTTCGATGGCTGGAAAGCGGCCGGCCGGCCGGTGACGGCCGAACCGACCAAAATCGCGCCCAGCGTGTTCCACGCCGATTTCGACGCCGGCCGGGTCGCCAGCCTTGCCGAGATGCGCCGCATCGTCGAAACCCGGGAAAGCCAGATTGCCGATGCACGCGGGGCAGGACGCTTCACCGGCGCGGAGCCGGAGCCGCGTGCGGGCGTCCGTTCCGGCCATATGCCGGGCGCGCGCAACTTGCCTTATTCGGCGCTGTCGGAAAACGGCGTGCTTCTGCCGAAGGAGCGGTTGCGCAAGGTGGTCGAGGACGCCGGCCTCGATCTGTCGAAGCCTATCGTCACTTCCTGCGGCTCCGGCGTTACGGCGGCGGTGATCACGCTTGCGTTGGAAACGCTTGGCCATACCGACAACAGGCTTTACGACGGCTCATGGACCGAATGGGGCGGTCTCTCCGATACACCAGTCGTGACAGGCAAGGAATGA
- a CDS encoding GNAT family N-acetyltransferase — MENGELKDIEVTVTFLEMHAPPAVSPPMPYNRQVALLKTKDIPLHFYRYLMDRVGRKWHWVNVLRLDDDELSAGIHREDRDIRVLYLDGAPAGFFDLKPHLPEEVELAYFGMMEHATGQGIGRWFLGSAIAAAWSYGPKRVTVQTCTLDHPAALPLYQKLGFAPVAQKKETVHPLPFAERSASVMRP, encoded by the coding sequence ATGGAAAACGGCGAGCTGAAGGACATCGAAGTCACGGTGACGTTCCTCGAGATGCATGCGCCACCGGCCGTGTCGCCGCCCATGCCCTACAACCGCCAGGTCGCACTCCTGAAAACTAAAGACATTCCGCTGCATTTCTACCGGTACCTGATGGATCGGGTGGGGCGTAAATGGCACTGGGTCAATGTGCTGAGGCTGGATGACGACGAGCTTTCGGCCGGCATCCACCGCGAGGATCGCGACATCAGGGTGCTCTATCTCGATGGCGCACCCGCCGGTTTTTTCGACCTCAAGCCGCATCTGCCGGAAGAAGTCGAGCTCGCCTATTTCGGCATGATGGAACACGCCACCGGGCAAGGCATCGGCCGCTGGTTCCTGGGATCGGCGATCGCCGCGGCTTGGTCGTATGGACCGAAGCGGGTGACGGTGCAGACCTGCACGCTCGACCATCCTGCTGCCTTGCCGCTCTACCAGAAGCTCGGCTTCGCGCCGGTGGCGCAGAAGAAGGAGACCGTTCACCCTCTGCCCTTCGCCGAGCGCTCGGCCAGCGTCATGCGGCCATAG